In one Pempheris klunzingeri isolate RE-2024b chromosome 8, fPemKlu1.hap1, whole genome shotgun sequence genomic region, the following are encoded:
- the hspb6 gene encoding heat shock protein beta-6 isoform X2, whose amino-acid sequence MDFILPPTLPAGGIPWEKVLPPLIPRLNGTYGLYKWSPKLLIPETDNTSSAEVSCDDNSFTIQVDVRDFKPEDLMVKVIGDFVEVQGKHEEKKDGPGFTTRQFNRRYRIPKGVHTMALESAVSPDGILVISAPMLQTENSRILN is encoded by the exons ATGGACTTCATCTTGCCACCCACCCTGCCAGCTGGTGGTATCCCATGGGAGAAGGTTTTGCCACCTCTTATTCCTCGGCTGAATGGGACTTATGGACTATATAAATGGTCCCCGAAATTACTCATTCCAGAGACTGACAACACCAGCTCTGCAGAG GTGAGCTGTGATGACAACAGTTTTACTATTCAAGTTGATGTGAGGGACTTCAAACCAGAGGATCTAATGGTGAAAGTGATAGGAGACTTTGTTGAAGTACAAGGAaagcatgaagaaaaaaag GATGGTCCAGGGTTTACAACACGGCAGTTCAACCGCCGCTACCGAATCCCAAAGGGAGTGCACACCATGGCTTTGGAGTCAGCAGTCTCTCCAGACGGCATCCTTGTCATATCTGCGCCGATGTTGCAAACCGAGAACTCCAGGATCCTGAACTAA
- the proser3 gene encoding proline and serine-rich protein 3 isoform X2, with translation MKSSGPVFTRQNPFQSTSRVGKSHYHPSCTKSLSNKKKNTTLSPVRSNQRPSPQLHTLSPESQQLFEKHDHLFAAPDGQPVFAESWPSTDCGSSPASATTSSDMEAPKPSARGGKATVSSELEDQQDSVLAKYVERFRHGRPQSREDRQQLPFWWMSPSSLPPSSTPTKATDKDVIQPLKDDHGPAVFSPAGQRQRDRSLSPCRGSLSFFSDTSQGEFDDTEILHLQERANRLLLRERDNYEYTASDGSFPVSSDGVGCSDFSSPVSVDEPMRRPLIPSVIKSATVKASSDSVQAASCQNSSVIPALAPPTYPEEDILFQWRLSRKMEQARKGPHTLQHSGLYGATFSWQARSLNHPSASGQVYKQQQSAQPPELSQKGTHPHITAPQPETKEAHGSSFTVSGPPPFPAFVVSGSSVSQPQTIAHVPAHMHLLCDVLPCPIQSSHASTQPNISQSVGESYTKVVCKTIQVPGDSMNTFTDEPNRAHMPSPPLASSGAFEGEGPRHHKRSDRKERKKGEKEKAQTKELEKTEKKMATSVRKQKKSARYAVDREHAGGPGSTNRSPSHQRLPKKVMSWAEQQQQGGSQEFSSESCTADHVPPPSPIHSALGQVVSEVLFPAVDSSPAQKTPASSLSPPCTTSAPPQSSGPPCNEQNSVEVISQLLQDAEDSDEKEFEDDPLLQVLRKQRKWIKEQISEMDSILEEQRVT, from the exons ATGAAATCCAG tggGCCTGTGTTCACAAGGCAGAATCCCTTCCAGTCAACATCCAGAGTGGGGAAATCGCACTACCACCCATCCTGCACTAAGTCCCtgtcaaacaaaaagaaaaacact ACTTTGAGTCCTGTACGTTCAAACCAGCGACCCAGTCCACAGTTGCACACGCTGAGCCCAGAGAGCCAACAGCTGTTTGAGAAACACGACCACCTATTTGCCGCCCCGGATGGACAACCTGTTTTTGCTGAGTCCTGGCCCTCCACTGACTGTGGATCTTCTCCAGCCAGCGCTACAACCTCATCAGACATGGAGGCACCCAAACCATCtgcaagaggaggaaaagccACAGTTTCATCAGAGCTAGAAGATCAGCAGGATTCAGTGCTTGCAAA GTACGTAGAACGCTTTCGCCATGGGCGACCCCAGAGTCGAGAGGACCGTCAGCAGCTGCCTTTCTGGTGGATGTCACCATCATCTTTACCCCCAAGTTCAACACCAACTAAAGCAACAGACAAAG ATGTTATCCAACCTCTGAAAGATGACCATGGACCTGCTGTTTTCAGTCCAGCTGGACAGCGTCAGCGTGACAGATCCCTTTCCCCCTGTAGAGGATCCCTTAGT TTTTTCTCAGACACCTCACAGGGGGAGTTCGATGACACAGAGATACTGCACCTTCAGGAAAGGGCCAACAGACTTCTGCTGAGAGAGCGTGACAACTA TGAATATACTGCGAGCGATGGATCTTTCCCTGTCAGCTCAGACGGCGTGGGGTGCTCAGATTTCTCCTCTCCAGTCAGTGTAGATGAGCCAATGCGAAGACCTTTGATTCCCAGTGTAATAAAATCTGCTACTG tGAAGGCCAGTTCAGACTCAGTTCAGGCTGCGTCCTGCCAAAACTCATCTGTCATTCCTGCTTTGGCCCCCCCCACATACCCGGAAGAGGACATCTTATTCCAGTGGCGTTTAAGTAGAAAGATGGAGCAGGCAAGGAAGGGGCCCCACACCCTGCAACACTCCGGTCTTTATGGTGCTACATTTAGCTGGCAGGCCCGCAGTTTAAACCATCCCTCAGCCAGTGGCCAGGTTTACAAG CAACAGCAGAGCGCTCAACCTCCTGAACTGTCACAAAAAGgtacacatccacacatcacAGCTCCCCAGCCAGAAACCAAAGAAGCCCACGGATCGAGTTTTACAGTTTCTGGCCCACCTCCCTTCCCTGCCTTTGTCGTCTCTGGCTCCTCAGTCTCTCAACCGCAAACTATTGCCCATGTTCCTGCCCACATGCATTTACTCTGTGATGTCTTGCCCTGTCCCATCCAGTCATCTCATGCTAGCACGCAACCAAATATTTCACAAAGTGTAGGTGAGTCTTACACCAAAGTTGTCTGTAAAACAATCCAAGTCCCTGGAGACTCGATGAATACATTCACCGATGAGCCTAATCGTGCACATATGCCATCCCCACCACTGGCTTCATCTGGAGCTTTTGAAGGCGAGGGGCCTCGTCACCACAAGAGATCTgacaggaaagaaagaaagaaaggagagaaagagaaagcccAGACAAAAGAGTTGGAGAAGACTGAGAAGAAGATGGCAACATCCGTCAGAAAGCAGAAGAAATCAGCAAG ATATGCTGTAGATAGGGAACATGCTGGTGGCCCGGGCTCTACAAACAGGAGTCCTTCACATCAAAGACTTCCCAAAAAGGTCATGTCAtgggcagagcagcagcaacaggggGGAAGCCAGGAGTTTTCCAGTGAGAGCTGTACGGCCGATCATGTACCCCCACCTTCTCCAATCCACAGTGCCTTAGGACAG GTTGTTTCAGAGGTATTGTTCCCTGCGGTGGATTCATCTCCTGCGCAAAAGACACCTGCCTCgtcactttctcctccttgCACCACCTCTGCACCTCCACAGTCCTCAGGTCCTCCGTGCAACGAACAGAACTCTGTGGAGGTCATTTCCCAGCTGCTACAAGACGCTGAGG attcaGATGAGAAAGAGTTTGAAGATGATCCTTTATTACAAGTCCTTCgcaaacagaggaaatggaTAAAGGAGCAGATCAG TGAAATGGACTCTATCCTGGAAGAACAACGAGTTACTTGA
- the proser3 gene encoding proline and serine-rich protein 3 isoform X1 has protein sequence MKSSGPVFTRQNPFQSTSRVGKSHYHPSCTKSLSNKKKNTTLSPVRSNQRPSPQLHTLSPESQQLFEKHDHLFAAPDGQPVFAESWPSTDCGSSPASATTSSDMEAPKPSARGGKATVSSELEDQQDSVLAKYVERFRHGRPQSREDRQQLPFWWMSPSSLPPSSTPTKATDKDVIQPLKDDHGPAVFSPAGQRQRDRSLSPCRGSLSVSASFFSDTSQGEFDDTEILHLQERANRLLLRERDNYEYTASDGSFPVSSDGVGCSDFSSPVSVDEPMRRPLIPSVIKSATVKASSDSVQAASCQNSSVIPALAPPTYPEEDILFQWRLSRKMEQARKGPHTLQHSGLYGATFSWQARSLNHPSASGQVYKQQQSAQPPELSQKGTHPHITAPQPETKEAHGSSFTVSGPPPFPAFVVSGSSVSQPQTIAHVPAHMHLLCDVLPCPIQSSHASTQPNISQSVGESYTKVVCKTIQVPGDSMNTFTDEPNRAHMPSPPLASSGAFEGEGPRHHKRSDRKERKKGEKEKAQTKELEKTEKKMATSVRKQKKSARYAVDREHAGGPGSTNRSPSHQRLPKKVMSWAEQQQQGGSQEFSSESCTADHVPPPSPIHSALGQVVSEVLFPAVDSSPAQKTPASSLSPPCTTSAPPQSSGPPCNEQNSVEVISQLLQDAEDSDEKEFEDDPLLQVLRKQRKWIKEQISEMDSILEEQRVT, from the exons ATGAAATCCAG tggGCCTGTGTTCACAAGGCAGAATCCCTTCCAGTCAACATCCAGAGTGGGGAAATCGCACTACCACCCATCCTGCACTAAGTCCCtgtcaaacaaaaagaaaaacact ACTTTGAGTCCTGTACGTTCAAACCAGCGACCCAGTCCACAGTTGCACACGCTGAGCCCAGAGAGCCAACAGCTGTTTGAGAAACACGACCACCTATTTGCCGCCCCGGATGGACAACCTGTTTTTGCTGAGTCCTGGCCCTCCACTGACTGTGGATCTTCTCCAGCCAGCGCTACAACCTCATCAGACATGGAGGCACCCAAACCATCtgcaagaggaggaaaagccACAGTTTCATCAGAGCTAGAAGATCAGCAGGATTCAGTGCTTGCAAA GTACGTAGAACGCTTTCGCCATGGGCGACCCCAGAGTCGAGAGGACCGTCAGCAGCTGCCTTTCTGGTGGATGTCACCATCATCTTTACCCCCAAGTTCAACACCAACTAAAGCAACAGACAAAG ATGTTATCCAACCTCTGAAAGATGACCATGGACCTGCTGTTTTCAGTCCAGCTGGACAGCGTCAGCGTGACAGATCCCTTTCCCCCTGTAGAGGATCCCTTAGTGTGAGCGCATCT TTTTTCTCAGACACCTCACAGGGGGAGTTCGATGACACAGAGATACTGCACCTTCAGGAAAGGGCCAACAGACTTCTGCTGAGAGAGCGTGACAACTA TGAATATACTGCGAGCGATGGATCTTTCCCTGTCAGCTCAGACGGCGTGGGGTGCTCAGATTTCTCCTCTCCAGTCAGTGTAGATGAGCCAATGCGAAGACCTTTGATTCCCAGTGTAATAAAATCTGCTACTG tGAAGGCCAGTTCAGACTCAGTTCAGGCTGCGTCCTGCCAAAACTCATCTGTCATTCCTGCTTTGGCCCCCCCCACATACCCGGAAGAGGACATCTTATTCCAGTGGCGTTTAAGTAGAAAGATGGAGCAGGCAAGGAAGGGGCCCCACACCCTGCAACACTCCGGTCTTTATGGTGCTACATTTAGCTGGCAGGCCCGCAGTTTAAACCATCCCTCAGCCAGTGGCCAGGTTTACAAG CAACAGCAGAGCGCTCAACCTCCTGAACTGTCACAAAAAGgtacacatccacacatcacAGCTCCCCAGCCAGAAACCAAAGAAGCCCACGGATCGAGTTTTACAGTTTCTGGCCCACCTCCCTTCCCTGCCTTTGTCGTCTCTGGCTCCTCAGTCTCTCAACCGCAAACTATTGCCCATGTTCCTGCCCACATGCATTTACTCTGTGATGTCTTGCCCTGTCCCATCCAGTCATCTCATGCTAGCACGCAACCAAATATTTCACAAAGTGTAGGTGAGTCTTACACCAAAGTTGTCTGTAAAACAATCCAAGTCCCTGGAGACTCGATGAATACATTCACCGATGAGCCTAATCGTGCACATATGCCATCCCCACCACTGGCTTCATCTGGAGCTTTTGAAGGCGAGGGGCCTCGTCACCACAAGAGATCTgacaggaaagaaagaaagaaaggagagaaagagaaagcccAGACAAAAGAGTTGGAGAAGACTGAGAAGAAGATGGCAACATCCGTCAGAAAGCAGAAGAAATCAGCAAG ATATGCTGTAGATAGGGAACATGCTGGTGGCCCGGGCTCTACAAACAGGAGTCCTTCACATCAAAGACTTCCCAAAAAGGTCATGTCAtgggcagagcagcagcaacaggggGGAAGCCAGGAGTTTTCCAGTGAGAGCTGTACGGCCGATCATGTACCCCCACCTTCTCCAATCCACAGTGCCTTAGGACAG GTTGTTTCAGAGGTATTGTTCCCTGCGGTGGATTCATCTCCTGCGCAAAAGACACCTGCCTCgtcactttctcctccttgCACCACCTCTGCACCTCCACAGTCCTCAGGTCCTCCGTGCAACGAACAGAACTCTGTGGAGGTCATTTCCCAGCTGCTACAAGACGCTGAGG attcaGATGAGAAAGAGTTTGAAGATGATCCTTTATTACAAGTCCTTCgcaaacagaggaaatggaTAAAGGAGCAGATCAG TGAAATGGACTCTATCCTGGAAGAACAACGAGTTACTTGA
- the hspb6 gene encoding heat shock protein beta-6 isoform X1 → MDFILPPTLPAGGIPWEKVLPPLIPRLNGTYGLYKWSPKLLIPETDNTSSAEVSCDDNSFTIQVDVRDFKPEDLMVKVIGDFVEVQGKHEEKKKDGPGFTTRQFNRRYRIPKGVHTMALESAVSPDGILVISAPMLQTENSRILN, encoded by the exons ATGGACTTCATCTTGCCACCCACCCTGCCAGCTGGTGGTATCCCATGGGAGAAGGTTTTGCCACCTCTTATTCCTCGGCTGAATGGGACTTATGGACTATATAAATGGTCCCCGAAATTACTCATTCCAGAGACTGACAACACCAGCTCTGCAGAG GTGAGCTGTGATGACAACAGTTTTACTATTCAAGTTGATGTGAGGGACTTCAAACCAGAGGATCTAATGGTGAAAGTGATAGGAGACTTTGTTGAAGTACAAGGAaagcatgaagaaaaaaag AAGGATGGTCCAGGGTTTACAACACGGCAGTTCAACCGCCGCTACCGAATCCCAAAGGGAGTGCACACCATGGCTTTGGAGTCAGCAGTCTCTCCAGACGGCATCCTTGTCATATCTGCGCCGATGTTGCAAACCGAGAACTCCAGGATCCTGAACTAA
- the psenen gene encoding gamma-secretase subunit PEN-2: MNLERLPNEEKLSLCRKYYLGGFAFLPFLWLVNVVWFFREAFVKPAYTEQLQIKTYVKRSALGLLLWVAVLTTWIIIFQHFRAEWGEVGDYLSFTIPLGIP, from the exons ATGAATCTGGAACGACTGCCAAATGAGGAGAAACTCAGCCTCTGCAGGAAATATTATCTAG gtGGCTTCGCTTTTCTGCCATTCCTGTGGCTGGTCaatgttgtttggttttttcGAGAGGCCTTTGTAAAACCAGCTTACACTGAACAGCTCCAGATAAAAACTT ATGTGAAGCGGTCAGCACTGGGGTTACTGCTCTGGGTGGCAGTACTCACCACATGGATAATTATTTTCCAGCACTTCAGAGCAGAATGGGGCGAGGTGGGAGACTACCTCTCCTTTACAATTCCACTGGGCATTCCTTGA